A genomic window from Bacillota bacterium includes:
- a CDS encoding UPF0236 family protein has protein sequence DIAPIAECVCDYRARLRARGMDTAGLRSLGAAEAQIDRLSDRTKKRGQSWSREGLRAMMALLCAKCSGRLESVLAKISEEAKPPEGSEEAIAEEAVRAVDEALRARGSDRACRPPVMDAGIVRSGGVSRLFRELTSANCL, from the coding sequence CGGACATAGCGCCGATTGCCGAGTGTGTTTGTGACTACAGGGCAAGGCTCCGAGCGAGAGGGATGGACACTGCGGGGCTTCGGTCTCTCGGGGCTGCGGAGGCCCAGATAGACCGATTGAGCGACAGGACGAAGAAGCGCGGGCAGAGCTGGTCTCGTGAAGGTCTGCGGGCGATGATGGCCTTGCTTTGCGCGAAATGCAGCGGCAGGCTGGAGTCCGTCCTGGCTAAGATCTCGGAAGAGGCTAAGCCGCCCGAGGGTTCGGAGGAAGCCATAGCAGAAGAGGCCGTCAGAGCGGTAGACGAAGCGCTAAGGGCGAGGGGAAGCGATAGAGCCTGCCGCCCGCCGGTCATGGACGCGGGGATCGTGAGGAGCGGCGGGGTGTCCCGGCTGTTCCGCGAGCTTACGTCGGCGAACTGCCTCTAA